The window TTCACGTCGGACGGAGTGTGGATCAGATACATATTCCCGGTATCCACGATCTTATACCCATATTTCCGCACCATTGGCCAGGCTGTCCTCGAGTTCACAACAACCTGGAATAAGGATCATAAGGAACGTCCAGAACGTTTAACCAAAAGAAGGACCCATTAGAtatcaggagacccccatctactgtatatagggggctcccgaATGTGGGGTTACATACTGATGCAGGGGATGTAAAATCGAAAATATCTTTCTGGGGTATATACTACCTCGTTATACAGGGCTGTCCCACATTGGGACTCCCTGAAGCCACCATAAAGGCAGCCATGGACTAATACACAAGTCTGAAGGTGAAACCTTCATTGTATGTTCACAGGGGGTCACTTACTTTCCGGTTTAATCGATCAATGATGATCTGGTTGGATATATAGGTCAGCTCCAAAACAGACAAACAGAGGGTAATGTCGCTCTCATTGACCTGGTTGGAAAGAGAAGTAGGTAAATCGGAGGAGTCGCCCAAATATCTTGACCTCCCCGCACCCCCACATCAGGACCTGTGCCCCGCAGCATCACACACAGGGACTATAGACAGACAGGACACTCACCGTAGTATCACACACAGGTCCCCAGACTGACAGGGACTATAGAGTATgtactacatactgtacagacaggacactcaccGCAGCATCATGAGAgacctgctgtgtgtgtgtgtgtgtgagttggGGGGTCTTGGGAGTGAAGTTCTGCTCTGACTACtgtgttagggggggggggcactttgtttctcttttttttgcaattcaagtgttttttattgtcttttaaaggggttcgccggtgcttaaacatcttatcccctatccaaaggataggggataagatgcctgatcgcgggagtcccgcagctgtggacccccgtgatcatgcacgcagcacccagtttgtaatcagtgcgtgttcgctccgagtctgattacgggcgactacgtaggcttgcattgaggggcggagcgtgacgtcacacgccgccggccctgtagtcgcccctaaacacgctccggggactgattacaaacggggtgccgcgtgcatgatcacgggggtccccagctgcgggactcccacgatcaggcatcttatcccctatcctttggataggggataagatgtgtaagcaccggagaacagcccgtgactccatttactttaatgagccgaccggagtcgagtggtgactccggtcagatcagttttgacctgtatgcagtttcctgaccggacctaaaaccgtagtatataacggttttaggtccggaccAAAAACTGAGCAGATCGGAGTCACCActcgactccggtcggctcattaaagtaaatggagtcacgggctgatccagttggggtacgggagcgcccggttttcccctcccccagccggattcggcacccgtatgtaaaaacgaggtgtgaatgcagcctaacagtatgatggtaatttgtatggtgataatattcctccttgtatactggtattattggtctcagtatacaggatttggtcagtaacagtataattgtaatatgtatggtgatatttcctctttccttcctcattgAACTCACgagctcttgtttttcttgtcctgtgtttaaaacatttttttatggatAATGAGGAAGATGGCAGTCGTGCCATGGGGCGGCTACAATAGGTTGGGAGGTTGGGGGCCCAGcctttgagctgtgtaaggggccccaaaattgcTGATGGCAGCCTTGCCTGCCAAACTATGCCATCGTCATGGTCAGTCCTCACACCCTGCTTGTATATCTTTTCCAGATAACATGCATGCAGCAGACCCCCATCTTATCCAGATAACATGCATGCAGCAGACCCCCATCTTATCCAGATAACATGCATGCAGCAGACCCCCCTCTGCAGGATAGCAGGGTGAAAGCTGGACATCCCCCAGAGGAGGACAGTAATTCCCTGTGATCCTTGATGATTCCTCTACCTGTGACACTCTTCGTGGTCCCTCACGTGGCCCCTCACCTGCTGGTTGTGTCTGCACTGTGAGACCTGCACCGTAATGGACTCCTCTTCAGTCAGAGTCAGGATGTAGGAGGCTTCTTTATATACCGCCAGATAATGGCCATCAAACGTGACAAAGCTCAAGTCGGAGAAGATGGAGCAGCGGCCTGGAATGAGAGGCAGATCCCCAGATCAGGAGAATCTAATTCACCCCGAGCACAACGACATCCACCCCTGGGCAGGGATACTTACAGGCGCACTCCCATTTGGGGCAACAGCGATCCCCATTGATCTGGACAGCGAATCCAAGGAGGCCACAGCTCGGCTGTGTCACATTGTAGGGACAATGCTGGGACTTATTTACCTGGATTAATTGTCCATCCACACAGATATGTTTAATGCATTCGTTCTCTGTGTACGGCTGTAAGACAAGACAGGCATATGAGAAGGGCAAGATGGGCAACACAGACATATGAGACGGGATCCAGAGCCACTCCAAAAACAACTACAGAATGTACCTGTAGGGGATGTGACTAACGGCTATACATGGAGGCTGTAGACTACCGGGTATACATGGAGGGTGTAGACTACCGATTATACATGGAGGCTGTAGATTACCGGCTACACATTGAGGCTGTAGACTACCGGGTACACATGGAGGCTGTAGACTACCGGGTACACATGGAGGCTGTAGACTACCGGGTACACATGGAGGCTGTAGACTACCGGGTACACATGGAGGCTGTAGACTACCGGGTACACATGGAGGCTGTAGACTACCGGGTACACATTGAGGCTGTAGACTACCGGGTACACATTGAGGCTGTAGACTACCGGGTACACATTGAGGCTGTAGACTACCGGGTACACATTGAGGCTGTAGACTACCGGGTACACATGGAGGCTGTAGACTACCGGGTACACATGGAGGCTGTAGACTACCGGGTACACATGGAGGCTGTAGACTACCGGGTACACATGGAGGCTGTAGACTACCGGGTACACATGGAGGCTGTAGACTACCGGGTACACATGGAGGCTGTAGACTACCGGGTACACATGGAGGCTGTAGACTACCGGGTATACATGGAGGCTGTAGACTACCGGTTCCTCGCAGAGTTATATGGCCCTCGCACTACTTACCGTACACATCTGGCTTGTAGCAGGTTCTCTGGATGACAAGGAAGAGACTGTGATTCCTGCAGTGATGCCCGGAGTGCTGCTCCAGAGGTCAGGGTAAGACCGTTCTGTCTCATTGAAGGTTCTCAATGAAGTCATCATCATCAGTGGGAGTCGAGGGGACCCCGATTCTGTTGGACTTAGGGTGGGGGATGCTGTCTGGTTGCCTGTAACACGTATATCATGTGTCATGGGAGTCGCGGGGACATAGGTGGTGACTCCAGGAGGAGATGTCTGATAACGCGGCTGTGGAGCGGGCTGGGACGTTTCTCCCCAAGTGGAATGTTCTGGTGTCTTGGCTGAAGATGACTGAAGTTTCGTACCAACATCAGGAGTCACCACAGTATGGTCACTGACTGGAGAGTGGGATGTGAGGTGACCAGGCAAGGTGAAACTTGAGGGACGCTCCATTGTGGAGGACAAAGCTGCTTCAGGGTGACCTGGTGACGTGATGATTGGTGAACGGGACATTGTAGGGGTCAGAGTTGCTGTGGGGTGATCCGGTGATGTGATGATTGGtggatgggacattgtagaggtcAGAGTTGCTGTGGGGTGACCCGGTGATGTGATGATTGTtggatgggacattgtagaggacagagCTGCTGTGGGGTGACCCGGTGACATGATGATTGGTGGACGGGACATTGTGGAGGGCAGAGCTGCTGTGGGGTGACCCAGTGATGTGATGATTGGtggatgggacattgtagaggacagagCTGCTGCGGGGTAACCTGGTGACATGCTGATTGGTGGacgggacattgtagaggacagagATGCTGCGGGGTGACCCGGTGTTATGATGATTGGTGAACGGGACATTGTAGAGGTCAGGGCTGCTGCGGGGTGACCCGGTGACGTGATTGGTGGAAGGGACATCGTAGAGGACAGAGCTGCTGCGGGGTAACCTGGTGACGTGATGATTGGtggatgggacattgtagaggacaaaGCTGCTTCACGGCGACCTGGTGACGTGATGATTGGTGGacgggacattgtagaggacagagCTGCTGTGGGGAGACCCAGTGACGTGATTGGTGGACGGGACATTGTAGAGGTCAGAGTTACTGCGGGGTAACCCGGTGACGTGATGATTGGTGgatgggacattgtggagggcAGAGCTGCTGCGAGGACTGGACCTGAAGCGGACGTTACAGCCGAGTACTGTTTCACCTCAGCGATGGACCCTGGAGACATCCAAGCCTCAGACGATGCCCCATGAGCCACTAACGTTTCAGATCTAGTCACTGACTGAGGCGCAGGAGTAATGTGACCTGTGGTTTTATCGCCTTCATGTGGTGACAGGTCTCTTCCTTCAGTTCTGCTCGCTCTTGTTGTGAATAGAGTTTTAGGtttttctgtagttttttttatgaattcAGATGATATTGCACTAAGCTTGGAAGACAAGGCTGGCATGGAGCTGGTGCCTGGTACCAGCCGGGGAGCGATGGGTGACGTGGTCATTTCATTAGGTACCAGCCGAGGAGTGATGGCTGTCGTGGTCTGTGTGTCAGGTACCAGCCTAGGAGTGATGGGTGTCATGGTCCCTGTGTCAGGTACCAGCTGGGTAGTGATTGGTGTCGTGGTCCTTGCCTCAGGTACCAGCTGGAGAGTAATGGGTGTCGTACTCCTTGCATCAGGTACTAGCTGGGTAGTGATGGGTGTCATGGTCCTTGCGTCAGGTACCAGCCGAGGAGTGATGGGTGTCGTGGTTCGTGTGTCAGGTACCAGCTCGGTAGTGATGGGTGTCGTGGTCCTTGTGTCAGGTACAAGCCGAGGAATGATGGGTGTCGTGGTCCTTGTTTCAGGTACAAGCCGAGGAGTGATGGGTGTTGTGTTTGTGTCAGGTACAAGCCGAGGAGTGATGGGTGTCGTGGTCCTTGTTTCAGGTACAAGCCGAGTGATGGGTGTTGTGGTCCTTGTTTCAGGGACAAGCTGAGGAATGATGGGTGTCGTGGTCCTTGTTTCAGGTTCAAGCCGGGGAATGATGGGTGTCGTGGTCCTTGTTTCAGGTTCAAGCCGGGGAATGATGGGTGTCGTGGTCCTTGTTTCAAGTACAAGCCGAGGAGTGATGGATGTCGTGGTGTTTGTGTCAGGTACAAGCCGAGGAGTGATGGGTGTTGTGTTTGTGTCAGGTACAAGCTGAGGAGTGATGAGTGTCGTGGTCCTTGTTTCAGGTACAAGCCGAGGAATGATGGGTGTCGTGTTTGTGTCAGGTACAAGCCGAGGAGTGATGGGTGTCGTGATCCTTGTTTCAGGTACAAGCCGGGGAATGATGGGTGTCGTGGTCCTTGTTTCAGGTTCAAGCCGGGGAATGATGGGTGTCGTGGTCCTTGTTTCAGGTTCAAGCCGAGTAGTGATGGATGTTGTGGTCCTTGTTTCAGGTACAAGCCAAGGAGTGATGGGTGTTGTGGTCTTTGTGCCAGGTAAGAAATCCTTCTTCTCTGTGGTTGCATGTGGTGTCACTGATTGTCCAGAATGAGAAGCAGATGGAGATAGTGAGGCCACAACATATTCTGCTGGATTAGTGGATGGCATTGTTCTGGAGGTGTAGAACAAAGGGTGATCAGAAGCTTTTGTGGGCAGAGTCATGGTGGTCTCAGCAGAGGTAGACATCTCTGACGGTCCTGGCACCATGGTCACACTAATTGTCCTTATTATGGTTGTCAGTCGAGAAGAGTGGGGCAGTTTGGTATCATATAGAGAGTGATCGGTAGGTGATCGTTTTCCTCCACTATATGCAGTGGATTTTATAGCACCTGTTACATTCTTTAGGTCCAGTAGGAGTGTCGTGGACTTAGTTGTGGTCTTTGACCCTGTTCTGGGTTGTGTGGCCCCGTGTGTGATGAAAGTTCCTGTTACCTCGGCTGACGGACCCTCTGAAGTCAATGAGGCCATTTTAGTGGTAGCGTTGGCTGCCACCGTGGCACCTTCTGAGCTTCTTAACTTGGTTCCTTCCACTTTGGTGACCACATGAGTTGTGTACTCGTCCGGTGTAGTGTGAACAGGTCTGTAGACTGCAGCCTGAGAAGAGACACCTGGAGTCTGAGTTGCTCCTGTTCTTTCAGTCATAGGTTTGTAGTTCAGCAGAGGTGTCTGAGAAGGTGATGGCGCCTTCTTGGAGGTGAAGGTCACGGCGGGTTTCACTGTAGTTGATGTGGAATGAGAAGAAGATGGAGTCTCCCCAGGGAAGGTTATTCCAGAAATACTGAGTGTGTCCAGAGAGACCGACTCATTCCTTCTTGCGAATAGGAGACAAGTGGTGGGGGGCAGGACCGTGACGGCTGACGTGATGGACATCTTTGTTTCGGTCACCAGCTTGAGAGACATCAGGATTGTATGTTTGGTGGACGGACTAGAATCTGTGGAGGATCTGCTGGTCTCCAGAGCTTTACTTGTTTCCTTTGTGATTACAGATTGTGAGATGGATGTCGCATTAGTCAGTGGCCCGTACCCCAGGGTATAGTGTGTAGTCGTGGTGGTTAGGGGTGAAGCCCCCAGGTCAGGTTGGGAGGCTGATGTCACATTCACCAGTGGCCCGGACactagggtatagtgtgtggtcgTGGTGGTCAGGGATGAAGCCCCCAGGTCAGGTTGGGAAACGTCATGCCCTGTGCTTGTTCTTCTGGTTGTAGATGTTTGTGGCCCTGTGGACGCTGTGGTGGAGCTCATGGTTGTCGTGTAATTCACTTGTTGATCTACAGTTTCACTAGTCTGCTGTCCAGCAGCCAGCGGAGGATATGTTGCGGGGGTCTTGTGAGCCTCTCCAGTGGTTGGGAGGGCTCTTGACATGTATGAGGACGTGGCCTCTCTGGAGACTGTGCCTGGAGCTGTGGACATGGCGGTGCTGGTTCTATTGAATGGTACAGGTGAGCCTTGAATGGCGGTAACCGATGTGGCCATAACTCTTGTGGCCGATCCTGGAGGAGTGACAATTCCAGTTATAGACTttggggtgtctgtctgtctctgggtCCACACAATATCAGTCTTGGATTTGGTGCCTTTACCAGACTCCATTGTAGCATGAATCGTTGTGCCTGATTTGGGGCTGTAGGTTACAGTTGAGTGGGACGTCATTCTGGTTACTGTACGGTCTCCTGTTGACGGCCGGGCCGGTGTTGCGGTCACGTTCTTCACGGTGGTCGGTCTGGGGCCTTCTGTTGGGAATTGTAACGTTGTCAGATTGACTGCAGGTTCAATGCCTGTCAATAAAAGGTGAAGAGAGTTAACCATGTATGACCCCATGGGCAGCATCGGGACATGGGGAGGGACAGTCTGCAGAATGGTTACTGATCCACACCGGGAGGGACGGTCGGCAGAATGGTTACTGATCCACCCCGGGACATGGGGAGGGACGGTCTGCAGAATGGTTACTGATCCACACCGGGACACGGGGAGGGACAGTCTGCAGAATGGTTACTGATCCACACCGGGACACGGGGAGGGACAGTCTGCAGAATGGTTACTGATCCACACCGGGAGGGACGGTCGGCAGAATGGTTACTGATCCACACCGGGACACGGGGGAGGGACAGTCTGCAGAATGGTTACTGATCCACACCAGGACACAGGGAGGGACGGTCTGCAGAATGGTTACTGATCCACTTACAGTCCGGGAGGTAGACACATTTTCTGGTGACTTCATCCATGACCATGTCTGGTGGACACGATGGGAAGCAACCTTCAACCCTACGAGAGATAAGAGGGACTGGTAAGAGCTGGGGCTACAGTAGAGCAACCCTGGGGACCTAAACTCATGCTCAGCTTCTTCTGCCATTCAATAACTTTTACAGAACATATTAAAGGTCCCAGAGGAGAATTATCGGCCTCACAGTCCAGATCGGGAGGTCACTGCAGCCGATGTCACCGATTTATACCAGGCCAATGCCTGAACCCCGCCATGATACCCCATGAATCGTCCAGGAATAGAACTTACCTAGGAACACTCTTACAGTGCTCCCCAGCCGGGTCTCTGCATGTTCGGTAACAAGCACTAGTACAAGCATCGTAGCGCCACTCACAGGAGGATCGGGGAATCACATGTAACTTAGAATCTGAAAAATAATATGTGATCGGAAAATGAGAAAGATTTACATGGATTCAAGTCTTCTCATCTCCCAGTTATCTAGACCCTGATATCTAAGCCTTAAAATGGTGCTGCCCCCTCATCTATTCCCAGGATTATGTCTGAGTCTGTGCTGCCCCTCATCTATCCCCAGGATTAGGCCTCAGTCTGTGCTGCCCCTCATCTATCCCCAGGATTAGGCCTCAGTCTGTGCTACCCCCTCATCTATCCTCAGGTGTAGGCCTGAGTCTGGGCTGCCCCCTCATTTATTCCCAGGATTAGGCTTGAGTCTGTGGTGCCCCCCCTCATCTATCCCCAGGTGTAGGCCTAAATCTGTGCTGCCCCCTCATCTATCCCCAGGATTAGGCCCGAGTCTGTGCTGCCCCCTCATCTATCCCCAGGTGTAGGCCCGAGTCTTGGCTGCCCCCTCATTTATTCCCAGGATTGGGCCTGAGTCTGTGGTGCCCCCTCATCTATCCCCAGGATTAGGCCTGAGTCTGTGGTGCCCCCTCATCTATCCCCAGGATTAGGCCTGAGTCTGGGCTGCCCCCTCATCTATCCCCAGGATAAGGCTTGAGTCCGTGCTGACGGTGAGGGTCAGGAGTGACGACGCCCCTGGATGGTGAGGGTCAGGAGTGACGACGCCCCTGGATGGTGAGGGTCAGGAGTGACGACGCCTCTGGATGGTGAGGGTCAGGAGTGACGGCGTCCCTCGATGGTGAGGGTCAGGAGTGACGACGCCCCTGGACGGTGAGGGTCAGGAGTGACGACGCCACTGGACGGTGAGGGTCAGGAGTGAAGACGCCCCTGGACGGGGAGGGTCAGGAGTGACGACGCCCCTGGACGGGGAGGGTCAGGAGTGACGACGCCCCTGGACGGTGAGGGTCAGGAGTGACGACGCCCCTGGACGGTGAGGGTCAGGCGTGACGACGCCCCTGGACGGTGAGGGTCAGGAGTGACGACGCCCCTGGATGGTGAGGGTCAGGAGTGATGACGCCCCTGGATGGTGAGGGTCAGGAGTGACGACGCCCCTGGACGGTGAGGGTCAGGAGTGACGACGCCCCTGGATGGTGAGGGTCAGGAGTGATGACGCCCCTGGATGGTGAGGGTCAGGAGTGACGACGCCCCTGGATGGTGAGGGTCAGGAGAAAAAGGTATCTGTACTGATCGATCCATTGCAATAAACTGCAGCTGTGTGAACAAACCTAGGTCAGGACTGGTTCTCAGCATCTTAAAGCAGACAAGACTGTTCCCAccgctgacagcaagcagagatcctgaTGTATGacgtgcagtgtgtatatacagcccccccccccggcgcTGACATTACAGGACCTCAGTGGTCTCCTCTCCTGCAGATCTCGGGCTCCACAGGAATTCTCTGAAGTCAGCGGGAACCTGATCCCCACATGTAACTCTAACCCCAACAAATGCTGCGGTATTTATAGACGTTCTCTGCGTCAGCGCCCAGGACAGGGAATTCTGGGGGCCACAGTGTCAGCGTGGATGACGTTACCAGGTGATAATGGGGTCCCACACAAGGCACGGGGTCGACACGAGGCACGACAGAGGCACGGGGGATCCACACGAGGCACGGGGGGCCCACACGAGGGATGGGGGAACACACGAGGCACGACCGAGGCACATGGGGCCCACACGAGGCACGACCGAGGCACGGGGGGCCCACACGAGGCACGACCGAGGCACGGGGGGCCCACACGAGGCACGACCGAGGCACGGGGGGCCCACACGAGGCACGACCGAGGCACGGGAGGCCCACACGAGGCACGACCGAGGCACGGGGGGCCCACACGAGGCACGACAGAGGCACGGGGGGCCCACACGAGGCACGACAGAGGCACGGGGGGCCCACACGAGGCACGACAGAGGCACGGGGGCCCACACGAGGCCCCAGCTGTCTGCCATAGGTATGGACCCACCCTGCTTTCTACCATAGATACGGAATCCCCCCCCCCGTCTACCATAGGTacggaatcccccccccccccgtctaccaTAGGTacggaatcccccccccccccccgtctaccaTAGGTacggaatcccccccccccaccgtctacCATAGGTACGgaatccccccccctccaccgtCTACCATAGGTATGGAATCCCCCCCCTCCACCGTCTACCATAGGTATGGAATCCCCCCCCTCCACCGTCTACCATAGGTATGGAATCCCCCCCCTCCACCGTCTACCATAGGTACGgactcccccaaccccccccccccgtctaccaCAGGTGcagaatcccccccacccccaccatgtACCATAGgtgcggacccccccccccccgtctaccaTAGGTGcggattcctccccccccccccgtctaccaTAGGTGCGGACTCCCCCAACCCCCCGCTGTTTACCATGGGTACGGAACACATAGGGGGGTAGCATGATGAGGCGTGGCTCTTGTAGGGAGGGGGGGCAGCGGGATGAGCCGGACTCCCACCTGATAACCTGAAGAGGCTGGAGAGTCTAAACGCTGCCGAGTGATGATATTTGTTCAGGGAGATGAAGGACGACGAGATCCTCACAAAGTGCCCGGGTTTGGCGAAGCTCTCGAAGGCGCTGTACCCGGCCGCCCACCGGTTCTTGTGGATGATGAATGTGGCGCCTCTCTGGAACGCCTCACTTCTCTGCCACTTGGACACATGTAAGGTGCCATTACTGCCCAGATGTATGAAGAAATTTGGCCGCTCGGCAACCTCCAAGGAGACCAAGTTCCTGTCTGTGGAGGAATCAGAACCATGAGATCAAGTCCACGATGAACAAGAGGATGGCAAACACCCCGGGGCGCCACAGCCGGAGCAGACACCCCGGGGCGCCACAGCCGGAGCAGACACCCCGGGGCGCCACAGCCGGAGCAGACACCCCGGGGCGCCACAGCCGGAGCAGACACCCCGGGGCGCCACAGCCGGAGCAGACACCCCGGGGCGCCACAGCCGGAGCAGACACCCCGGGGCGCCACAGCCGGAGCAGACACCCCGGGGCGCCACAGCCGGAGCAGACACCCCGGGGCGCCACAGCCGGAGCAGACACCCCGGGGCGCCACAGCCGGAGCAGACACCCCGGGGCGCCACAGCCGGAGCAGACACCCCGGGGCGCCACAGCCGGAGCAGACACCCCGGGGCGCCACAGCCGGAGCAGACACCCCGGGGCGCCACAGCCGGAGCAGACACCCCGGGGCGCCACAGCCGGAGCAGACACCCCGGGGCGCCACAGCCGGAGCAGACACCCCGGGGCGCCACAGCCGGAGCAGACACCCCGGGGCGCCACAGCCGAAGCAGACACCTGGACCCAAGATACTGGAGATTCTAAGTGAAATGAGCGGACAAGATGAGACGAGGAGCCCACCCCGCCCCCACCAAAACACCCAATACCGGATCTGCATTGGTGCCCAGTTGGACATCTCACCATGTGCTCTGGGGGTGAACAGTCCCGGGGTCACCATGAAGTCTGCGCTATGTCCCAGCATCTCCTGCTCTTCTCTCATTGGTGTAACAGCAGCATCGGTCACCCGGACGGCCAGAACCAGACCCCGGTCCACATGACTGTGCAGCCTGTACGGGCCGGTCCCTAGGACTGAAGAACCAGTACAGtaggttatatatacacatatattagtcgtgtccccagtacagtaggttatatacacacatatattagtcgtgtccccagtacagtaggttatatatacacatacattagtcgtgtccccaggacagtatattatatatacacatatattagtcatgtccccagtacagtatattatatatacacatatattagtcgtgtccccagtacagtatattatatatgcacatacattagtcgtgtccccagtacagtatattatatatacacatatattagtcgtgtccccagtacagtatattatatatatatacacatatattagtcgtgtccccagtacagtatattatatatacacatatattagtcgtgtccccagcacagtatattatatatacacatatattagtcgtgtccccagtacagtatattatatatacacatatattagtcgtgtccccagtacagtatattatatatacacatatattagtcgtgtccccagtacagtatattatatatacacatatattagtcgtgtccccagtacagtatattatatatacacatatattagtcgtgtccccagtacagtatgttatatatacacatatattagtcgtgtccccaggacagtatattatatatacacatatattagtcgtgtccccagtacagtatattatatatacacatatattagtcgtgtccccaggacagtatattatatatgcacatatattagttgtgtccccagtacagtatattatatatacacatatattagtcgtgtccccagtacagtatgttatatatgcacatatattagtcgtgtccccaggacagtatattatatatatacacatatattagtcgtgtccccagtacagtatgttatatatacacatatattagtcgtgtccccagtacagtatattatatatgcacatatattagtcgtgtccccaggacagtatattatatatatacacatatattagtcgtgtccccagtacagtatattatatgcacatacattagtcgtgtccccagtacagtaggttatatatgcacatacacatatattagtcgtgtccccagtacagtatattatatgcacatacattagtcgtgtccccagcacagtatattatatatgcacatatattagtcgtgtccccagtacagtatattatatataca of the Hyla sarda isolate aHylSar1 unplaced genomic scaffold, aHylSar1.hap1 scaffold_674, whole genome shotgun sequence genome contains:
- the LOC130343177 gene encoding otogelin-like, producing the protein MGEAVAVVKIAKPSYDSPIDPTNAFPLPSPLSLGQGHLRMGHKSRRVSNGSSQDIHQNSDEDVGSYVLTFSNTNQVISLPVLCPNPASPEEVADHTLDISRILRVYISRTEEFRRSEHLLVSFSGKNKVLGTGPYRLHSHVDRGLVLAVRVTDAAVTPMREEQEMLGHSADFMVTPGLFTPRAHDRNLVSLEVAERPNFFIHLGSNGTLHVSKWQRSEAFQRGATFIIHKNRWAAGYSAFESFAKPGHFVRISSSFISLNKYHHSAAFRLSSLFRLSDSKLHVIPRSSCEWRYDACTSACYRTCRDPAGEHCKSVPRVEGCFPSCPPDMVMDEVTRKCVYLPDCIEPAVNLTTLQFPTEGPRPTTVKNVTATPARPSTGDRTVTRMTSHSTVTYSPKSGTTIHATMESGKGTKSKTDIVWTQRQTDTPKSITGIVTPPGSATRVMATSVTAIQGSPVPFNRTSTAMSTAPGTVSREATSSYMSRALPTTGEAHKTPATYPPLAAGQQTSETVDQQVNYTTTMSSTTASTGPQTSTTRRTSTGHDVSQPDLGASSLTTTTTHYTLVSGPLVNVTSASQPDLGASPLTTTTTHYTLGYGPLTNATSISQSVITKETSKALETSRSSTDSSPSTKHTILMSLKLVTETKMSITSAVTVLPPTTCLLFARRNESVSLDTLSISGITFPGETPSSSHSTSTTVKPAVTFTSKKAPSPSQTPLLNYKPMTERTGATQTPGVSSQAAVYRPVHTTPDEYTTHVVTKVEGTKLRSSEGATVAANATTKMASLTSEGPSAEVTGTFITHGATQPRTGSKTTTKSTTLLLDLKNVTGAIKSTAYSGGKRSPTDHSLYDTKLPHSSRLTTIIRTISVTMVPGPSEMSTSAETTMTLPTKASDHPLFYTSRTMPSTNPAEYVVASLSPSASHSGQSVTPHATTEKKDFLPGTKTTTPITPWLVPETRTTTSITTRLEPETRTTTPIIPRLEPETRTTTPIIPRLVPETRITTPITPRLVPDTNTTPIIPRLVPETRTTTLITPQLVPDTNTTPITPRLVPDTNTTTSITPRLVLETRTTTPIIPRLEPETRTTTPIIPRLEPETRTTTPIIPQLVPETRTTTPITRLVPETRTTTPITPRLVPDTNTTPITPRLVPETRTTTPIIPRLVPDTRTTTPITTELVPDTRTTTPITPRLVPDARTMTPITTQLVPDARSTTPITLQLVPEARTTTPITTQLVPDTGTMTPITPRLVPDTQTTTAITPRLVPNEMTTSPIAPRLVPGTSSMPALSSKLSAISSEFIKKTTEKPKTLFTTRASRTEGRDLSPHEGDKTTGHITPAPQSVTRSETLVAHGASSEAWMSPGSIAEVKQYSAVTSASGPVLAAALPSTMSHPPIITSPGYPAVTLTSTMSRPPITSLGLPTAALSSTMSRPPIITSPGRREAALSSTMSHPPIITSPGYPAAALSSTMSLPPITSPGHPAAALTSTMSRSPIIITPGHPAASLSSTMSRPPISMSPGYPAAALSSTMSHPPIITSLGHPTAALPSTMSRPPIIMSPGHPTAALSSTMSHPTIITSPGHPTATLTSTMSHPPIITSPDHPTATLTPTMSRSPIITSPGHPEAALSSTMERPSSFTLPGHLTSHSPVSDHTVVTPDVGTKLQSSSAKTPEHSTWGETSQPAPQPRYQTSPPGVTTYVPATPMTHDIRVTGNQTASPTLSPTESGSPRLPLMMMTSLRTFNETERSYPDLWSSTPGITAGITVSSLSSREPATSQMCTPYTENECIKHICVDGQLIQVNKSQHCPYNVTQPSCGLLGFAVQINGDRCCPKWECACRCSIFSDLSFVTFDGHYLAVYKEASYILTLTEEESITVQVSQCRHNQQVNESDITLCLSVLELTYISNQIIIDRLNRKVVVNSRTAWPMVRKYGYKIVDTGNMYLIHTPSDVKIQWFHSSGLMIIESNSTSRPPSMGLCGFCDGNATNDLILPTGRVLSRSEDSEEFVDSWQVPYTLKYVGKERQRDVNCTVMDCSECMEMILHHTFSSCHQYVSPDVFCELWVKDVEYTQDPCKALTAYTAMCHKFNVCIEWRRPDFCPFHCPPSLIHRACLPVCDIPATCQNNEIDLYGSESCIALTEGCVCAEDDVLHRPYTAVCIAESKCACTDGSGTPREIGEVWWTPGAGCCGYQCVDNDTIIPVQQNCSDPPEPQCRRHGEMLVSVSLQGKCCLQKLCVCNETLCDGPIPLCRSHEKLIAYYQDGSCCPRYSCECDPAKCDSDGPPQCREDQIVFAAPGNESCCGTYFCGCKVCSEPVPTCQQGEVLTVSGNLTERCCPTYRCVCDVARCPEITCDLGMSAVEMWTLKSCCPYRTCGCSCDKVPRPECNVGEKLEIDEELVTSAGNPCNCTIYKCVKDIVCVSKEHGVLHPGQTVVQHTSEGMCHSSHCTAAIDPITKYHLINVSSLNCSARCKANQLYEPPGDVTRCCGRCRNVSCVHTLLNGTVLTHRPGSTWISKCVRYDCTNTPIGPVLVTSTVSCPPFNETECIKMGGYVVSFLDGCCKTCKEDGKFCKRVTVRMTIRKNDCRSNTPVNIVSCDGKCPSASIYNYNINTYARFCKCCRELGLQRRVVHLYCSGNSTWVNYSIQEPTDCSCQWS